The Buchnera aphidicola (Sitobion avenae) genome contains a region encoding:
- the pgi gene encoding glucose-6-phosphate isomerase encodes MKNINFNETKSYQDLKNHFNKIKNTHLRDLFRNDLNRFKKFSIVFENEMLIDFSKNRINDETLIYLLNLAKETDVKSGIKLMFSGAKINQTEDRAVLHIALRNRSNRPIMVNNSNVMLEINNSLEKMKNFSNCIINGQWKGYTGKSISDIVNIGIGGSDLGPYMVSEALRPYKNHLNMHFVSNIDGTHLIEVLKKINPERTIFLIASKTFTTDETITNAYSAKKWFLHHAKDTNALEKHFFASSANIKNALNFGININNIFKFWDWVGGRFSLWSSAGLSIILSIGFDNFEKFLDGAHSMDNHFYNSNYNENIPILLALISIWYTNFFNSETEAIFPYDQYMHRFSAYFQQSNMESNGKSIDRNGKKITYQTGPIIWGEPGTNGQHAFYQLIHQGTKLIPCDFIASVFSHNNLDNHHIKLVSNFFAQTQALAFGQSRDDCIDESKLLKKNKNNSSKILPFKICKGNQPTNSILIRKITPYTLGALISLYEHKIFVQGYILNIFSFDQWGVEIGKKLSKNIYNYLHGDIKDQFYDSSTEGLIKFYKSFII; translated from the coding sequence ATGAAAAATATAAATTTTAATGAGACTAAATCTTATCAAGATTTAAAAAATCACTTTAACAAAATTAAAAATACCCACTTAAGAGATCTTTTTAGAAATGATTTAAATCGATTTAAAAAATTTTCAATTGTATTTGAAAATGAAATGTTAATTGATTTTTCAAAAAATCGTATTAATGATGAAACTTTGATCTATTTATTAAATTTGGCTAAAGAAACTGATGTAAAATCTGGAATAAAATTAATGTTTTCCGGAGCGAAAATAAATCAAACAGAAGATCGTGCTGTATTACATATCGCGTTGCGTAATAGAAGTAATCGTCCTATTATGGTTAATAATTCTAATGTTATGTTGGAGATAAATAATTCACTTGAAAAAATGAAAAATTTTTCAAATTGTATTATCAATGGTCAATGGAAAGGTTATACAGGAAAATCTATTTCTGATATTGTAAATATTGGTATTGGTGGATCTGATTTAGGACCCTATATGGTTAGTGAAGCATTACGTCCATATAAAAATCATTTAAATATGCATTTTGTTTCAAATATAGATGGTACTCATCTAATTGAAGTTTTAAAGAAAATAAATCCTGAAAGAACTATTTTTTTAATTGCGTCTAAAACATTTACAACAGATGAAACTATCACGAATGCATATAGTGCAAAAAAATGGTTTTTACATCATGCAAAAGATACAAATGCTTTAGAAAAACACTTTTTTGCTTCATCAGCAAATATAAAAAATGCTCTAAATTTTGGAATTAATATTAATAATATTTTTAAATTTTGGGATTGGGTAGGTGGACGTTTTTCATTATGGTCTTCAGCAGGATTATCTATAATATTATCGATTGGATTTGATAATTTTGAGAAATTTTTAGATGGAGCTCATTCTATGGATAATCACTTTTACAATTCTAATTATAATGAAAATATTCCTATCTTATTAGCTTTAATTAGTATTTGGTATACTAATTTTTTTAATTCTGAAACAGAAGCAATATTTCCATATGATCAATATATGCATCGTTTTTCTGCATATTTTCAACAATCTAATATGGAATCTAATGGTAAATCAATTGATAGGAATGGAAAGAAAATAACTTACCAGACTGGACCTATTATATGGGGGGAACCTGGTACCAATGGTCAACATGCATTTTATCAGTTAATACATCAAGGAACTAAATTAATTCCCTGTGATTTTATTGCATCAGTTTTTTCACATAATAATTTAGACAATCACCATATAAAATTAGTATCTAATTTTTTTGCTCAAACACAAGCATTAGCTTTTGGTCAATCTAGAGATGATTGTATAGATGAATCAAAATTATTAAAAAAGAACAAGAATAATTCAAGTAAAATTTTACCTTTTAAAATATGTAAGGGGAACCAGCCTACTAATTCAATTTTAATTCGAAAGATTACTCCTTATACTTTAGGAGCGTTGATTTCTTTATATGAACATAAAATTTTTGTTCAAGGCTATATATTAAATATTTTTAGTTTTGATCAGTGGGGTGTTGAAATAGGAAAAAAATTATCTAAAAATATTTATAATTATTTACATGGTGATATTAAAGATCAGTTTTATGATTCTTCAACTGAAGGTCTTATTAAATTTTATAAATCTTTTATAATATAA
- the orn gene encoding oligoribonuclease, with protein sequence MKINRTNLIWIDLEMTGLDPKIHRILEIATLITDINLNIISEGPVIPIYQKKEQILLMDQWNTKTHQKNGLIKRVEQSLYNEQKAESETILFLKKWVPIQSSPICGNSIAQDRRFLFQYMPKLENYFHYRYIDVSTLKELAYRWNPSIFNKFKKKHNHKALEDLHESVMELNFYKKNFLKFK encoded by the coding sequence ATGAAAATCAATAGAACAAATTTAATTTGGATAGATCTGGAAATGACTGGACTTGACCCTAAAATACATCGCATTCTTGAAATTGCCACATTAATTACAGACATTAACTTAAATATAATTTCAGAAGGTCCAGTTATTCCTATATACCAAAAAAAAGAGCAGATTTTACTTATGGATCAGTGGAATACAAAAACCCATCAAAAAAATGGACTAATAAAGCGTGTTGAACAAAGTTTATACAACGAACAAAAAGCAGAGTCTGAAACTATACTTTTTTTAAAAAAATGGGTGCCTATTCAATCATCTCCAATTTGCGGAAATAGTATTGCTCAAGATCGAAGATTTTTATTTCAATATATGCCGAAATTAGAAAATTATTTTCATTATCGATATATAGATGTTAGTACTCTTAAAGAATTAGCTTACCGTTGGAATCCATCAATATTTAATAAATTTAAAAAAAAACATAATCATAAAGCATTAGAAGATCTTCATGAATCTGTAATGGAGCTAAATTTTTATAAAAAAAATTTTTTAAAATTTAAATAA
- a CDS encoding N-acetylmuramoyl-L-alanine amidase — translation MNVKKELCKNSNNTNSLKKIIIIIDAGHGGYDPGAIGIQGIQEKKINIAIALRLQKLLNDNSMFHTILTRSNDSYLSLKKRKQFINKNHVNFLVSIHADSSKKQYVSGASVWIVSKTRINREIDNYLKKKSPIVFSQKIEKIFNENKNDIYLKKTILELQTNNFQKIELDVSNKILEQLEKNTKLNKTYPNYASLGILSSINTPSILIETGFITNFLEEKKLRTTEHQDKIAYSIYLALKNYFNNSS, via the coding sequence ATCAATGTTAAAAAAGAACTATGTAAAAATAGTAATAATACAAATTCATTAAAAAAAATCATTATAATAATAGATGCAGGGCATGGTGGATACGATCCTGGAGCAATTGGCATTCAAGGAATACAAGAAAAAAAAATAAATATCGCAATAGCACTGCGACTTCAAAAATTACTAAATGATAACAGTATGTTTCATACAATTCTAACTCGTAGTAATGATTCTTATCTTTCACTAAAAAAAAGAAAACAATTTATAAATAAAAACCACGTAAATTTTTTAGTATCTATTCACGCCGATTCTTCTAAAAAACAATATGTATCAGGAGCTTCTGTTTGGATTGTATCAAAAACTAGAATTAATCGTGAAATTGACAATTACTTAAAAAAAAAATCACCGATAGTTTTTTCTCAAAAAATTGAAAAAATATTTAACGAAAATAAAAATGATATTTATTTAAAAAAAACTATTTTAGAATTACAAACTAATAACTTTCAAAAAATAGAGTTAGATGTATCTAACAAAATATTAGAACAGCTTGAAAAAAATACAAAATTAAATAAAACATATCCAAATTACGCCAGTTTAGGTATATTAAGCTCTATTAACACGCCCTCCATATTAATAGAAACCGGTTTTATTACAAATTTTTTAGAAGAAAAGAAATTGAGAACTACAGAACACCAAGATAAAATTGCTTATTCGATTTATTTAGCTCTCAAGAATTATTTTAATAACTCATCTTAA
- the rpmE gene encoding 50S ribosomal protein L31: MKKKIHPFYSKITATCSCGNIIEVFSTINQNINLDICAKCHPFYTGKQRVIDTGGRVERFKKRFKFIKKELK, translated from the coding sequence ATGAAAAAAAAAATCCACCCTTTCTATTCCAAGATAACAGCTACTTGTTCTTGTGGAAACATAATTGAAGTTTTTTCTACTATTAATCAAAATATAAATCTAGATATATGTGCAAAGTGTCATCCATTCTATACAGGAAAACAAAGAGTAATTGATACTGGAGGACGTGTTGAAAGATTTAAAAAGCGTTTTAAATTTATTAAAAAAGAATTAAAATAA
- the hslV gene encoding ATP-dependent protease subunit HslV: MTTILSVRLKNKVVIGGDGQATLGNTIMKSNVKKIRSLYHEQVIAGFAGGTADAFTLFEMFEKKLAMYQGQLQRAAIELAKDWRSDRMLRKLEALLAVADKESSLIITGNGDVIQPEDDLIAIGSGGSYAQSSARALIENTSLDANEIVKKSLNIAANICIYTNHTFTIKELFSEK; this comes from the coding sequence GTGACTACAATATTAAGCGTAAGATTAAAAAATAAAGTAGTAATTGGAGGTGATGGACAAGCAACTCTAGGCAACACAATCATGAAAAGTAATGTAAAAAAAATCAGATCTTTATATCATGAACAAGTAATTGCTGGTTTTGCAGGAGGAACTGCAGACGCATTTACTTTATTTGAAATGTTTGAAAAAAAATTAGCGATGTATCAAGGACAATTACAACGCGCAGCTATTGAATTAGCAAAAGATTGGCGATCTGATAGAATGCTACGAAAACTTGAAGCTTTATTAGCCGTTGCTGATAAAGAAAGTTCGTTAATTATCACAGGAAATGGAGACGTAATACAACCTGAAGATGATTTAATAGCTATAGGATCAGGTGGTTCTTATGCCCAATCTTCTGCTCGAGCGTTAATCGAAAATACTAGTTTAGATGCAAATGAAATTGTAAAAAAATCATTAAACATCGCAGCTAATATTTGTATATATACAAATCATACTTTCACTATAAAAGAACTATTTTCGGAAAAATAA
- the hslU gene encoding HslU--HslV peptidase ATPase subunit has translation MSEMTPPQIVSELDKFIIGQEKAKRAVSIALRNRWRRMQLNSELRHEITPKNILMIGPTGVGKTEIARRLAKLANSPFIKVEATKFTEVGYVGKEVDSIIRDLTDAAIKMIRIKNIEKNKTQVEAIVEEKILDVLVPTPKKNWAENEKNESLLKTIQTFRKKLREGVLDEKEIEINVLATTMGVEIMAPPGMEELTSQLQSLFQNLGGHKKNNRRLKIKDAIALLTEEEAAKLINQEEIKKEAIHAVEQNGIVFIDEIDKICKRGDSSGPDISREGVQRDLLPLVEGCTVSTKHGMVKTDHILFIASGAFQTSTPSDLIPELQGRLPIKVELQALTIDDFEKILTEPTASITAQYKALMETEGVYINFTKEGIRNIAEAAWKVNESMENIGARRLHTVLEKLMEDISFNASDNKGNTIEINSNYVGEHLDQLVSNEDLSRFIL, from the coding sequence ATGTCTGAAATGACTCCTCCTCAAATTGTTTCTGAACTTGATAAATTTATTATTGGTCAAGAAAAAGCAAAAAGAGCCGTGTCTATTGCATTAAGGAATCGTTGGCGCCGTATGCAGTTAAATAGTGAACTTCGTCATGAAATCACTCCTAAAAACATTTTAATGATTGGACCTACAGGAGTAGGTAAAACAGAAATAGCAAGACGTTTAGCTAAATTAGCAAACTCTCCTTTTATTAAAGTCGAGGCGACTAAATTTACTGAAGTAGGATATGTTGGTAAAGAAGTAGATTCAATCATTCGCGATTTAACTGATGCTGCAATAAAAATGATTCGAATTAAAAACATCGAAAAAAATAAAACTCAAGTAGAAGCAATAGTGGAAGAGAAAATATTAGATGTTCTTGTTCCCACACCAAAAAAAAATTGGGCCGAAAACGAAAAAAATGAAAGTCTTTTAAAAACAATTCAAACATTTCGAAAAAAATTAAGAGAAGGTGTTTTAGATGAAAAAGAAATAGAGATAAATGTATTGGCAACTACTATGGGAGTTGAAATAATGGCGCCTCCAGGAATGGAAGAGTTAACCAGTCAACTACAATCTTTATTTCAAAATTTAGGAGGACATAAAAAAAATAATAGACGTCTAAAAATTAAAGATGCTATTGCACTATTAACAGAAGAAGAAGCAGCTAAATTAATTAATCAAGAAGAGATCAAAAAAGAGGCTATTCATGCTGTCGAACAAAATGGTATAGTTTTTATTGACGAAATTGATAAAATATGTAAAAGAGGTGATTCTTCTGGACCGGATATTTCTCGAGAGGGTGTTCAAAGAGATTTACTGCCATTAGTTGAAGGATGCACAGTATCTACTAAACATGGAATGGTTAAAACAGATCATATTTTATTTATTGCATCTGGAGCATTTCAAACATCTACACCTTCCGACTTAATTCCTGAACTACAAGGACGTCTTCCAATTAAAGTTGAATTGCAAGCACTTACTATTGATGATTTTGAAAAAATTTTAACTGAACCTACAGCATCTATCACTGCGCAATATAAGGCACTTATGGAAACAGAGGGTGTTTATATTAATTTCACAAAAGAAGGAATACGTAATATCGCAGAAGCTGCTTGGAAAGTTAATGAATCTATGGAAAATATTGGAGCCCGTCGATTACATACTGTATTAGAAAAATTAATGGAAGATATATCTTTTAATGCCAGCGATAATAAAGGCAATACAATTGAAATTAATTCAAATTATGTAGGAGAACATTTGGACCAATTAGTATCTAATGAAGATCTTAGTCGTTTTATTTTATAA